One Sphingomicrobium sp. XHP0239 DNA segment encodes these proteins:
- a CDS encoding sensor histidine kinase — protein MSDDAILSLVLAAWTALALALVLLAARQLVRARAVLRSARSLGDLIERSPARAFIISPDNALELDSQLVDAFRLEEPPHTLDDLERSDVLPVEEIGALTASIDAMRRAGEILDTTLETSEGRIYSVRGELTGAGGQPGMILGWMIDISESEERKRRLARRLEQTESALDSLTHLIESAPFPMWYRGPDLSLGLVNSAFVAAVEAEDAADVIARGAELIDGSGARSAREGAIAAIEEGRPYSRTQPATIGGERRMLRLVDVPLQSGAVAGFAIDIQDLEDARFELAQNIQSQRELADRMAAGAAQFEADGSLSFYNQPFAIMSQLDSDDLDEGIRFDRLLDAMREAGRVPEVRDYPKWKAERRDWFTATEELIEEDWILANGDHLRIVAQPLPDGGLRLILEDRTEQVRLASARDTLLRVRSATFDNLFEIISVFASDGRLYLWNRRFSQLWDLDETWLSEHPRVDELVPAMAQKLVNPTEAAQVRELVRSTTSGRKAGSGRINMTDGRSFEYAAVPLPDGNALVTMIDITDSLRIESALRERARALEEADGVKTEFVANMSYELRTPLTSIGGFGQMLAAGYAGELSDPAKEYVDAILQSVDRLSRMVDRVLDLTRTEGGNLQLEKERVDLAGLIKTIVKASAPRVVETRQQIEVAIDPSTGIVNGDARRLREAIENILMNAVNYAGYNAHIRLEASGDDHHALVTVSDDGPGIPEAEQAQVFDRFHRSSQGERGEAALGLGLPLTRQFIEAHGGRVELVSTEKEGTAVTLFIPRDEP, from the coding sequence GTGAGTGACGACGCCATCCTTTCCCTCGTCCTCGCGGCCTGGACCGCGCTTGCGCTCGCGCTCGTCCTGCTCGCGGCGCGGCAACTCGTCCGTGCCCGGGCGGTCCTTCGCTCGGCCCGTTCGCTCGGGGACCTGATCGAGCGCTCGCCCGCGCGCGCGTTCATCATCTCACCCGACAACGCGCTCGAACTCGACAGCCAGCTGGTCGATGCCTTTCGTCTCGAAGAACCGCCGCACACGCTCGACGATCTCGAGCGCAGCGACGTGTTGCCGGTCGAGGAGATCGGGGCGCTGACCGCGTCCATCGATGCCATGCGACGCGCGGGCGAAATCCTCGATACGACCTTGGAGACGAGCGAAGGACGCATCTATTCGGTGCGCGGCGAACTGACCGGCGCGGGTGGCCAGCCGGGCATGATCCTGGGCTGGATGATCGACATCAGCGAAAGCGAAGAGCGCAAACGCCGCCTCGCGCGCCGTCTCGAACAGACCGAATCCGCACTCGACAGTCTCACGCATCTGATCGAAAGCGCGCCCTTCCCGATGTGGTATCGCGGCCCGGACCTCAGCCTCGGGCTCGTCAACAGCGCGTTCGTCGCAGCGGTCGAGGCGGAGGATGCCGCCGATGTGATCGCGCGCGGTGCCGAGCTGATCGACGGCAGCGGAGCCCGTAGCGCCCGGGAAGGCGCGATCGCCGCCATCGAGGAAGGACGTCCCTATTCGCGGACCCAGCCCGCCACGATCGGAGGCGAACGGCGAATGCTCCGGCTCGTCGATGTGCCGTTGCAGAGCGGCGCGGTCGCGGGCTTCGCGATCGATATCCAGGATCTTGAGGACGCCCGCTTCGAACTGGCCCAGAACATCCAGTCCCAGCGCGAGTTGGCCGATCGCATGGCCGCCGGCGCCGCGCAGTTCGAGGCGGACGGCAGCCTGTCCTTCTACAACCAGCCCTTCGCCATCATGAGCCAGCTCGATTCGGACGATCTCGACGAGGGCATCCGCTTCGATCGCCTTCTCGATGCCATGCGGGAAGCGGGCCGGGTGCCCGAGGTGCGCGACTATCCCAAGTGGAAGGCCGAGCGGCGCGATTGGTTCACCGCCACCGAGGAACTTATCGAGGAGGACTGGATCCTCGCCAACGGTGATCACCTCCGGATCGTGGCGCAACCGCTCCCCGACGGCGGGCTGCGCCTCATCCTCGAGGATCGCACCGAACAGGTCCGCCTCGCGAGCGCGCGCGACACGTTGCTGCGGGTCCGGTCCGCGACCTTCGACAATCTGTTCGAGATCATCAGCGTTTTCGCCTCCGACGGCCGGCTCTATCTCTGGAACCGCCGCTTCTCGCAGCTCTGGGACCTCGACGAGACCTGGCTGTCCGAACATCCGCGGGTCGACGAACTCGTGCCCGCGATGGCGCAGAAACTCGTGAACCCGACCGAGGCCGCACAGGTGCGCGAACTCGTCCGCTCGACGACCAGCGGGCGCAAGGCGGGATCTGGGCGCATCAACATGACCGATGGACGCAGCTTCGAATATGCCGCCGTTCCGCTGCCCGACGGCAATGCGCTCGTCACGATGATCGACATCACTGACAGCCTGCGGATCGAAAGCGCGCTCCGCGAACGAGCCAGAGCGCTCGAGGAAGCGGACGGCGTGAAGACCGAATTCGTCGCCAACATGAGCTATGAACTGCGCACGCCGCTGACCTCGATCGGCGGGTTCGGACAGATGCTTGCGGCGGGCTATGCGGGCGAACTGTCCGATCCGGCGAAGGAATATGTCGACGCCATCCTCCAGTCGGTCGATCGGCTGAGCCGCATGGTCGATCGCGTGCTCGATCTCACCCGCACCGAAGGCGGAAACCTCCAGCTGGAGAAGGAGCGCGTCGATCTTGCCGGACTGATCAAGACGATCGTGAAGGCCAGTGCGCCCCGCGTCGTCGAGACCCGGCAGCAAATCGAAGTCGCGATCGATCCGTCAACTGGAATCGTGAACGGCGATGCCCGTCGCCTGCGCGAAGCGATCGAGAACATCCTGATGAATGCCGTGAACTATGCCGGTTACAACGCGCACATCCGGCTCGAGGCGTCCGGTGACGACCATCATGCGCTCGTCACCGTGTCGGACGACGGACCCGGCATCCCCGAGGCCGAGCAGGCGCAGGTCTTCGACCGTTTTCACCGCTCGTCGCAGGGCGAGCGGGGCGAGGCGGCACTCGGCCTCGGTCTCCCGCTGACCCGTCAGTTCATCGAGGCGCACGGTGGCCGGGTGGAGCTGGTCTCGACGGAAAAGGAGGGGACGGCGGTCACGCTCTTCATCCCGCGCGACGAACCATGA
- the tsaE gene encoding tRNA (adenosine(37)-N6)-threonylcarbamoyltransferase complex ATPase subunit type 1 TsaE, whose product MILADAEATHQAGAQLAPYLRPGDVVTLSGPLGAGKTSFARGLLHAAGHEGEVPSPSFAIVQPYEHLDPPIFHVDLYRIEEEGELEQLALDDLADAVLIVEWPEKAARWDHALALTIAMDAPTGGRRLTVEAPTAWKSRCPFP is encoded by the coding sequence ATGATCCTCGCCGACGCCGAAGCCACCCATCAGGCCGGCGCGCAGCTGGCACCTTATCTGCGCCCCGGCGACGTCGTGACCCTGTCCGGTCCGCTTGGAGCGGGAAAGACCAGCTTCGCTCGCGGTCTCCTTCACGCTGCCGGACACGAAGGCGAGGTGCCGAGCCCCAGTTTCGCGATCGTCCAGCCCTACGAGCATCTCGACCCGCCGATCTTTCACGTCGATCTCTACCGCATCGAGGAGGAGGGCGAACTCGAGCAACTGGCACTCGACGACCTCGCCGATGCGGTGCTGATCGTCGAATGGCCGGAAAAGGCGGCGCGGTGGGACCATGCGCTGGCCCTGACCATCGCGATGGACGCTCCGACGGGCGGGCGGCGCTTGACAGTCGAAGCGCCCACCGCTTGGAAAAGCCGATGCCCGTTTCCATGA
- a CDS encoding aminoglycoside phosphotransferase family protein, with product MPVSMTPPTHAPAFLDEAGWEGAAISPLAGDASFRRYFRVDHPDHGRAVLMDAPPEHEDSRPFIAIAEHLDAQGLRAPRILARDLDAGLLLLEDFGDRRVSPVLADGAADEEHVYREAVDTLVALGERPVPGFVEPYDEAVLTREVELFTDWYLPALGVEDVDRDGFIEAWRAAWGGVLERTADNPVLTLRDYHADNLMLLEEGGLGLLDFQDALAGHPAYDLVSLLQDARRDVDPSLERAMRDHFIDTANVDDAEQFEADYEVLGAQRNVKILGIFTRLWKRDGKPTYLQWQPRVWGLVERNLSHEALAPVRDWFDRNVPEEQRSAAWSEHVL from the coding sequence ATGCCCGTTTCCATGACCCCCCCGACCCACGCGCCCGCCTTTCTCGACGAAGCGGGGTGGGAAGGCGCCGCCATTTCGCCGCTCGCCGGCGATGCCAGTTTCCGCCGCTATTTTCGGGTCGATCATCCCGATCACGGCCGCGCCGTGCTGATGGACGCCCCGCCCGAACATGAGGATTCGCGCCCGTTCATCGCCATTGCGGAGCATCTCGATGCGCAGGGGCTACGCGCCCCCCGTATTCTCGCCCGCGACCTCGACGCGGGACTGCTACTGCTTGAAGATTTTGGCGACCGCCGGGTCAGTCCGGTGCTCGCCGATGGCGCCGCCGACGAGGAGCATGTCTATCGCGAGGCGGTCGACACGCTGGTCGCCCTCGGCGAGCGCCCGGTCCCCGGTTTCGTCGAACCCTATGACGAGGCCGTCCTGACCCGCGAAGTCGAGTTGTTCACCGACTGGTACCTTCCCGCGCTCGGCGTCGAGGATGTCGATCGGGACGGCTTTATCGAGGCATGGCGCGCGGCGTGGGGCGGCGTCCTCGAGCGCACGGCCGACAATCCGGTGCTGACCCTGCGCGACTATCATGCCGACAATCTGATGCTGCTGGAGGAAGGCGGTCTCGGATTGCTCGATTTCCAGGACGCGCTTGCCGGTCATCCGGCCTACGATCTGGTCTCGCTTCTCCAGGACGCCCGCCGCGATGTCGATCCGTCGCTGGAACGCGCCATGCGCGATCATTTCATCGATACCGCGAACGTCGACGATGCCGAGCAATTCGAAGCCGATTACGAAGTGCTTGGCGCCCAGCGAAATGTGAAGATCCTCGGCATTTTCACCCGGCTTTGGAAGCGCGACGGAAAACCCACCTACCTCCAATGGCAACCGCGCGTATGGGGGTTGGTCGAGCGGAATCTCTCGCACGAAGCCCTTGCGCCGGTCCGCGACTGGTTTGACCGGAATGTCCCGGAAGAACAACGCTCTGCAGCGTGGAGCGAGCACGTCCTATGA
- a CDS encoding nucleotidyltransferase family protein — translation MKKSVLRLRPTVEADVPSVAMVMAAGLGKRMRPLTATRPKPLVELAGRPMIDHVLERLERAGVKKAVVNVHYLADSLESHLDHHEGLEIAISDERDALLETGGGLVKALPLIDADPFLACNSDNFWVDGPCDSLRQLASQWDGDRMDALLLLVPHARAYNHAGQGDFHLDRAGRVRRRGGNRIAPYVFTGIQMISKRLLRDAPEGKFSTNILWNRAIEEGRLFGAVHQGLWFDVGTPDAIQKTEAALEDE, via the coding sequence ATGAAGAAAAGCGTGCTCCGCCTGCGGCCTACGGTCGAGGCCGACGTGCCGAGCGTCGCGATGGTCATGGCGGCCGGTCTCGGAAAGCGCATGCGCCCGCTCACGGCCACCCGTCCCAAGCCGCTCGTCGAACTCGCCGGGCGTCCAATGATCGACCATGTGCTTGAGCGGCTCGAGCGTGCCGGCGTGAAGAAGGCGGTCGTCAACGTCCACTATCTCGCCGACTCGCTCGAGAGCCATCTCGATCATCACGAGGGCCTCGAGATCGCGATCAGCGACGAGCGGGACGCGCTGCTCGAAACCGGCGGCGGGCTGGTGAAGGCGTTGCCGCTGATCGACGCCGATCCCTTCCTCGCCTGCAACAGCGACAATTTCTGGGTCGACGGTCCGTGCGACAGTCTGCGCCAGCTCGCCAGCCAGTGGGACGGCGACCGGATGGACGCGCTGCTCCTTCTCGTGCCGCACGCCCGTGCCTACAACCACGCGGGGCAGGGCGACTTCCACCTCGACCGGGCTGGCCGTGTCCGGCGACGTGGCGGCAACCGGATCGCGCCCTATGTCTTCACCGGCATTCAGATGATCTCCAAACGGCTGCTCCGCGACGCGCCGGAAGGCAAGTTCTCGACGAATATCCTGTGGAATCGCGCGATCGAGGAGGGGCGGTTGTTCGGCGCGGTGCACCAGGGCCTGTGGTTCGACGTCGGCACGCCCGACGCGATCCAGAAGACCGAGGCTGCGCTCGAGGATGAGTGA
- the addB gene encoding double-strand break repair protein AddB — MSEARAGPTVYSIPPHRSFADAFVAGILATDRSPLDLARGRILVPTNRAARTIRDAFVRAAGEGTLLPRLVPIGDPELDERLGSALDPIDATPVPPAIAPTERIFLLSGILARQPGTSTLTALREAADLATALDQLIIEGVSPRELHALASEEKELEAHWALLLAKLDVIFTAWPALLAERGLIDLADRRNRLLDRLSERWKAEPPPGFTIAAGITTTAPAVAGLLGTVARLAEGQVVLPALARVREMPEEEWDALDVDPDSPTGASPATLSHPQYHLKLLLERMKVGRGEVRDWHRQGLAAASSQRSRVILNAMTGARFTDKWESLSPADRTLGDKVRHAVFPTPVTEAMGIAIALREALEEPGRTASLVTPDRGLAARVSAILRRWGVDADDSAGRPLGVTPPGILCQLLLETVEDDFGPISLMALLKHPLVGGERRASGEWLRAVRRLDLALRGPRPGGGLDAIAAQLAERDPRERDRDAQRRERDQAAFALVRPDIERACRTLSEATTVASLAASLRDALDGLTNGQAFAGAAGRELAAMIEELEFGGGGATLAIAPDERLQVWRTLMAGRSVRPPYGGHPRIRILGLLEARLVQSDLMILAGLNEGSWPRTQSSDPWLAPRLRRRLGLPGLDYRIGLAGHDFMSALGAPEVLLTRAERDERSPTIASRFWLRLEAMVGETAWAKRRDTRLERLAHAIDAPATVDPVDRPMPVVPVDKRPDRLSVTSVEKLRADPFAFYAGSILNLRSLDKLDSRSIAAWQGSRVHKWLEEWLREGSDPATLEAGLDRLLARDEIHPMLRALWGGRLRETCKFLRSALEQDRAAGRKPALAEAHGEARIGGVRVHGYADRIDRCPNGGVAIVDYKTGGSPTRKALDQQFALQLGLLGLIAARGGFADAGTDPVALEYWKFAKKGQDFGERMSATKDDIADYLAQTEAMMTRLAEDYLTGNEPFVAKLNPAFAPYGDYDQLMRLEEWYGRA, encoded by the coding sequence ATGAGTGAGGCGCGGGCCGGGCCGACCGTCTACTCGATCCCCCCGCACCGCAGCTTTGCCGACGCGTTCGTCGCCGGCATCCTCGCCACCGATCGCAGCCCGCTGGATCTGGCGCGTGGCCGGATTCTCGTCCCCACCAATCGCGCCGCCCGCACCATTCGCGACGCGTTCGTCCGCGCGGCGGGCGAGGGCACGCTGCTGCCCCGGCTCGTGCCGATCGGCGACCCCGAACTGGACGAGCGTCTGGGCTCGGCGCTCGATCCCATCGACGCGACGCCCGTTCCACCCGCCATCGCGCCGACCGAGCGCATCTTTCTCCTCTCGGGGATCCTCGCCCGGCAACCGGGCACCTCGACCCTGACCGCCCTGCGCGAGGCTGCGGACCTCGCCACCGCGCTCGACCAGCTGATCATCGAAGGCGTCTCTCCGCGCGAACTGCATGCGCTGGCGTCAGAGGAAAAGGAGCTGGAGGCGCACTGGGCGCTGCTGCTCGCCAAGTTGGACGTGATCTTCACCGCTTGGCCCGCCTTGCTCGCCGAACGGGGCCTCATTGATCTCGCCGACCGCCGCAACCGGCTGCTCGATCGTCTTTCGGAACGGTGGAAGGCCGAACCGCCACCGGGATTCACGATCGCCGCAGGCATCACCACCACCGCGCCCGCCGTCGCGGGTCTGCTCGGCACCGTCGCGCGGCTCGCGGAGGGGCAGGTCGTGCTCCCGGCGCTGGCCCGGGTCCGTGAGATGCCGGAGGAGGAATGGGACGCCCTCGACGTCGATCCTGACAGTCCCACCGGCGCGTCGCCCGCGACCCTGTCGCACCCGCAATATCATCTGAAATTGCTGCTGGAACGGATGAAGGTCGGCCGGGGCGAAGTCCGCGACTGGCACCGCCAGGGCCTTGCCGCCGCCTCCTCGCAGCGCAGCCGCGTCATTCTCAACGCGATGACCGGAGCGCGCTTCACCGACAAATGGGAAAGCCTGTCGCCCGCCGATCGCACCCTCGGCGACAAGGTGCGCCACGCCGTTTTCCCGACCCCCGTCACCGAGGCCATGGGGATCGCCATCGCGCTGCGCGAAGCGCTCGAGGAACCCGGACGCACCGCCTCGCTCGTCACCCCCGACCGTGGTCTCGCCGCGCGCGTCAGTGCGATCCTGCGCCGTTGGGGTGTCGACGCCGACGACAGCGCCGGTCGTCCGCTGGGCGTCACCCCGCCCGGTATCCTTTGCCAGCTCCTGCTGGAGACCGTCGAAGACGATTTCGGCCCGATCAGCCTGATGGCGCTGCTCAAGCATCCGCTGGTTGGCGGCGAACGACGGGCGAGCGGTGAATGGTTGCGGGCGGTGCGCCGTCTCGACCTCGCGCTGCGCGGTCCGCGACCCGGCGGCGGTCTCGACGCGATCGCCGCCCAGCTGGCCGAGCGCGACCCGCGCGAGCGGGACCGTGACGCGCAACGCCGGGAGCGCGACCAGGCAGCCTTCGCGCTCGTGCGGCCCGATATCGAACGGGCTTGCCGGACGCTGTCGGAAGCCACGACGGTGGCGAGCCTCGCCGCCTCGCTCCGTGACGCACTGGACGGCCTGACGAACGGTCAGGCATTTGCCGGAGCCGCCGGACGCGAACTGGCGGCGATGATCGAAGAACTGGAATTTGGCGGCGGCGGTGCCACGCTGGCGATCGCGCCCGACGAACGATTGCAGGTCTGGCGTACCCTGATGGCGGGCCGATCGGTGCGCCCGCCCTACGGCGGCCATCCCCGCATTCGCATCCTCGGCCTTCTCGAAGCGCGACTGGTCCAGTCCGACCTGATGATCCTCGCGGGTCTGAACGAAGGCAGCTGGCCGCGCACCCAATCATCCGACCCCTGGCTGGCCCCGCGCTTGCGCCGTCGTCTCGGACTGCCGGGGCTCGACTATCGCATCGGGCTGGCGGGGCATGATTTCATGAGCGCGCTGGGGGCGCCCGAGGTGCTGCTGACCCGTGCCGAGCGCGACGAACGCTCGCCCACCATCGCCTCGCGCTTCTGGCTGCGCCTCGAGGCGATGGTCGGGGAAACGGCGTGGGCCAAGCGCCGCGATACGCGCCTCGAAAGACTCGCCCACGCCATCGATGCCCCCGCGACGGTCGATCCGGTCGATCGCCCGATGCCGGTCGTTCCCGTCGACAAGCGCCCCGACCGCCTGTCGGTGACGAGTGTCGAGAAACTGCGCGCCGATCCCTTCGCCTTCTACGCCGGCTCGATCCTCAACCTGCGCTCGCTCGACAAGCTCGACAGCCGCAGCATCGCGGCCTGGCAGGGCAGCCGCGTGCACAAATGGCTGGAGGAATGGCTTCGCGAAGGTTCCGATCCCGCCACGCTCGAAGCTGGGCTCGATCGGCTGCTGGCGCGCGATGAAATTCACCCGATGCTTCGCGCATTGTGGGGCGGCCGGTTGCGCGAGACTTGCAAGTTCCTCCGCTCTGCGTTGGAACAGGATCGGGCTGCCGGTCGCAAGCCCGCGCTGGCCGAAGCGCATGGCGAAGCTCGCATCGGCGGGGTCAGGGTTCATGGCTATGCGGATCGCATCGATCGATGCCCGAACGGCGGCGTGGCGATTGTCGACTACAAGACAGGCGGATCACCCACGCGAAAGGCGCTCGACCAGCAGTTCGCGCTTCAGCTGGGGCTGCTGGGCCTCATCGCCGCCCGGGGCGGGTTCGCCGACGCGGGCACCGATCCGGTCGCGCTGGAATATTGGAAATTCGCGAAGAAGGGCCAGGATTTCGGCGAACGGATGAGCGCCACGAAGGACGATATCGCCGATTATCTGGCGCAGACGGAGGCCATGATGACCCGGCTTGCCGAAGATTATCTGACGGGCAACGAGCCGTTCGTCGCCAAGCTCAATCCGGCCTTCGCGCCCTATGGCGACTACGACCAGCTGATGCGTCTCGAGGAATGGTATGGCCGCGCCTGA